Within Ipomoea triloba cultivar NCNSP0323 chromosome 9, ASM357664v1, the genomic segment GTTCCCGATTTCATAATTCACCACACCCGATTCCTCAACTCCAAGATGTACAGAAGGTAGCTTTTGCGGGACAAATTCCTTTCTGTCCCCCAGGCCAATATTTGGCTTTCGACCATCCAACTTTATTGTCGTTAGCCTTGGCTGCTGATACCCAATTGCAATCAAATCTTGCAACCAAGCAGCAGTGAACTTCACATCGTTCTCACTCCAAAACCCCTCTAGTGCCATGGAATAGCTCAATTGCAAAATTTTGTCGAACAATTTTTTACTTTGGGAACGGGATCTCCATGAAACTAAATACCTTACCAAACGACCCACATTAACGTGTAGATCTCTCTCTTCTGAAAATGGATATCCTTCAACTTTGTCATTTCTGTGTACCGTAGGTGGATATACAGCTACGAAACCACCAATCTCCCATAACAACCTTTGTGCCCAATAGCCTCTTAAAACATCAGAAGCCATTGTGCTGACAGAAACGGGGAGCATCAATCCCCAGAATGCATTATAATGGAACATAGTGTTGAATGAATTGATCGGAACCATTAACCCTTGGGGCAATGCAACCTTGGGGGCACGCTCATCAAACCTAATATCGAATGCTTCTGATCCTCGCTTTCTAGTTGAATAAAAAACTGCATCAACATCCGGCAACCCATTTGAGATACCCTGCTGTATATATTGCTTCCCTCCAGACACTTCATGGTAAAACTCCTCATGATTAACTACACCCACATTTTCCAACGGCAACCCTCTAGGCCAAACAGACCTTTGCCCAAAATGTATATAAGGATTCACAACAGTCCTATTCACAATTTCTAGACTATACTGCAAAATTTTCTCCTCTTTTCCTTTCAACCCATCCAACTCCAAATCAAAATGCTTCCCAATCTCTCCACCAATCACGTCCCCACGATCATCGAAATCAAATATCCTCTTAGCACCATGCTGGATTGCAAAAAGATACCCGACACTCTTCCTAAGATAAGAATCATAAGGAAGGTGATCCACCACCCTAAACCCCAAATCAGCCTGTTGCTCCAATGACAAGTATATAGCACCCTTCAGATTCCAATCCTTTGGGGTCTTTGAAGTTCCTATTGCAAGAACTTGCCAACCCTTTATCCTAACAAGACTTTGGAGCGAAATAGAGGGATAATCCGATACAGAGACCACAATCCATTGTTCAGAATGGAACGAAGAGTAAGGCGAGGACTTATCTACAATGGGTTGGACCGAATCAAGATCGATTTTAGGCAATTCGGGCTTTTGAGGTTGACCATGGTGTGATCTCTGGGAGCAAAACAAGGTAGTGGGGGTGGTAAAGGAAGTGTGGAAGTAGAAGAGGGCAGCAACAGTGATGGTAAGGAGTGAAATTATGAGGATTTTGACAGAGTTTTCTGATGCCCATGTTGAGAAATCAAGATTCTTAGTTTCTGAAAGCAGTGCAGCTTgtttttgtttcaaaatttgGGGCTTTGAGGGTCTAGTGGATGGTTGGTTTTGGACCATCATTGGATCAGTTACTATCAACAAGGCTTTTGGTTCAGTTTGTAAATGCAAATCCTTAAACCAGTACAACCTTTTCCCAAACCCACACAGATTTGCAGACTATAAGGGtaactaaaattaaagaaacaaacaaaaaatgcaaGTTTTAAACTGTGTCTATGcccatatatatagaaatgtaTGATTGTCTCACCTTTCGGCTCCGCAATGTAAAACGAAAATCAGGGCTCCTGGAGATTGACTAAACCTCTCTGAATTTGTGTTGCTTCTAAACTTGCAGATCAGTCACCGACAGTTCTTGTTTGTTAATAATTTAAGCTGGGGAAACATCCAACACTCGCTTGAAATGGCGCGTGAGTTTAAAGCTGTAGAGCAATTAGTGATAATTTCTCTTGGATCGTTGcgatttttgaaaactttaagaaGATCCTCTCTACTTTTAGGAATTACATTAGGATCATCTTACTTGGAGTtgccatgtttttttttttttttttttttttaatttatttgttgaccatgtcattttgaaaatttaataagGGTTAACTAcactttttagtattttttttcaaaaaaaaaaaattacactttttagtGTGTAAGATGAGTAAGAATAGTCAAATTAATCGCTTCATTATAAGAGTGAgttaatattatgtttaattatgtattaagatggcaatttaaaaaatttctagTGATAAACTCATTAAATGTTTACAAGTATAATTGGTATGTTTTAAGTTTTAtatcatttctatttttatttttattataacacACTTGACTAAATATGTGtaaaatttagaacaaaattAACCGcaataaaaaatatcaattgcTTTACctaaaattatacatttttaagtAGTAGATGGTGGTGAAATCTCATTATTcttatgttaattataattataaaacattTCTTTAgataaaaatgtttaaattaggaaaaaaaactGACAAAATGAATACCTAGTTTTATATAGTTATATCACCTACTATATTCACACTAAAACTACTTACATAACTTATAAATAGAACCAAAAAATTGTGTTAAGAACCCATGGTCCGAAGTGAAGCTCGTGTGGTGGGGATAATCTAAATTAGGTCACCACGTTCGTTGAAGAACAATAGAAGTGTAGGTGACGCCACAAGGAAGGTATATAGTAAATCCCTTCATAAGTCGAATGAGACTCTCTTAGAACTCATTGAGAGAGAACTTGCATTGTGCAAGACTTTGAttcaaactcattaaaaaaGATTATCTACCAACTCTAATGTAAGCTAGACTACTTATAGCCTTATATGCTTCTAGAGTTCTAGGATTTCCTAACTTTAATCTTGGTCATAATCCACCAACAAAaactctgaaaaaaaaaaataaccacaAAGAAAGGAAACAACAGTGTTTTTTTATCACTTATTGAATTATTGTTGGTGCTCAGGTGACTTGacaagaaaaatgatattttgagCCAAACATTGAACTATTTGATCAAGTTTTCAAGTCATCATAACATGAGGATATTTTTGTGAGGCAAAATGAAGCAAAAGAGATTGAACAATACTCTTTCGTGTGCCAAATTTTTGTTTCGTAATGGTCTTAATGATATAGGCAATTCAAtgcaaaagcaaaacaaaagaaagcaaggtggcatttctcgcccaaatTGACGTCTTCTCGGTATCTCAATCATAACTTGACGTAggaaaattcaatttgagtggTTTTAGCGTCGTTGTAAAGCtaacttaaaaatatacaaCTTCTATGAAGATTATAAAGAGTAATTTAAAGGTTTCAAGGATGAAAAATAGCCTAGAAGACAAATAAGATTAATAGGAATTTAGTCTGGTAGGCATGGCCACATGCGTGGCTGTGCCTATGTGCGTGCCTATGACACAATACCTCCTATGTCTATATTTTCTTGGCCATGGGCTCGACGTGACCATGGCCATGCGATGCCCATGCCTAGCATCCCTGGCCAAATGTAAACATTATTTGACCTAATTTTGAAGAGAACTCACAATCCTTTTATTCCATTtcaattttctttcatttcctaCTTAGTTTTAGCTTTAGTTTAGCTTAGATTAGTATAGATTTCTTGTTCCTCCTCAATTCCAAGCTCAAGAACATTGTAATTTTGGATTCCAAAACTTCCAATAGATAAGTTTTCTTATTTCATctattttagagttaataccacaaatggtccccTGACTATTAGGCTAATActccttttagtcatcgactttcaattcaaccacaaatggtccttcgactttcatttttgaccacaaatagtcattcattaaaatttctgttaaataggtgttaaatctaggggtattatcatcaaattgatatatataatggtcataagataaaaatgtttagaacttttcaccaacaagcataattgaaacaattaacgaATATAAATAgtcctaaataaaaagacaataaacattattctcgtaattatgcgtacaaaatgaagatttaatattagagctatctatttttttatttaaccaaTAGATTAAAAtggatgaaattttttttcaaaaaccttacttccatcattttcatggttgttcatacatggccgattaatagttttcactcttcattaattgatcaaacattttgtttgggacataacaaAAGGCCGACAcggttgaattaatataattaatcaagtacaaattacgatcattaatcatggatttttatttaatttgttcatttatgtaatttgtcacgtccattttgtttttatatttattaacttaatgtttattaatgtttgaaattaattatgttgtcatataattctcaaaaagaagtaatcataataatattaatcaatttaacGATATTACCCTTAGatttaacacatatttaacagaaattttaactaGGACTATTTACATACTACATGTCATAAATTCCAATCATGGAGAACGACATAACATTTGTACTcaccataaaaaaatattacatcataaaacatatatatcccATGCTAATTTGCAACTACGCTCCCACCAATTGAATTTTCACCAAATTGACCATGGTATATATCGTCACTGCCTTCATACTCACAAGGTGGTGAATCAGTTTCTCCCTCAATTAGCTCCAAAACCAACCCAGCTACTAAGTTGTATAGTCTCTTGGCTCTTAACCGAGTAATTGGTCCTAAGCCTAAACAAAATTACTAAATTCTAGTATCACCATATTAAGTTTCTTTCTTTCAGAGTAGTGATGGCAATCGAAAATCCTATCTACATTCTTCTCCCATTCTAAATAAGCATATAAAGATCTCTCTTACTCGTAAAGTTAGGAATATGTTCTCTAATGTTCTCAATgtcatcatcttcctcatccCTATCTCTCTTATTGCTTCTATTAACCCTTTTCCTTGTTCTCCTATCACGATTTTCCTCACTTGTACTACCCTCATTCTTTCTCTCATTATCTACTACATTCACCCTCTCATTTTGACCttcattgttattatttgagttaatacctcaaatggtccttcgagtattagcgatttaccaaGTGTGGTCCCTCGTCTTTAAAACGACCACGCGTCATCCtccatgtttttaaaaataaccacccgtggtcctcCGTTAGATTTTGCTGTCAAATGGGTGTTAAGTGTGTGGGCAAATATGTCAGTTCACATAAAAAAAGACACCAGATTCACGTCCACCTCATGATCCACCTCCGCCGCTCTTTCCTTCATGGTCGCCGGCTGGCGATGGCTTAGTGTCCAAGGTAATAGGAATTgccgagagagagagagagagagagagtagggCAATGAAGACTGAGATGGTGGAGAATGACGTGAAACAGGAGCAGAAGAAAGGGATTGACAAGTCTCAGATAGCCAGAGGCTGCACTGCAGTCTCGCCTCGAACACTTCAAGGAGAATGCCAAGTGTGTTCACTTGCTCTTTCTATGTACACAACACAATGTGCTAGGCTTTGTGGGAACAATGTGCTGGGCTTTGTGGGAACAGTGTGCCGACTGCCAAGTGTTGTAGATTCATTGGTTGACTGGATTGATGAAATGTGGAGGGTGTTGCATATAGAGGAATTGGTGAAGGTAGTAACAATGTGCTAGGCTTTGTGGGAGAATAGAAATAAGATTGTGTGGCATGCACAATGTGTTGATCTCATTCTATGATTATTCATGCAAACCAGTACGTAAATGGTTGGAGGTTGGCGTAACACCCATTATCTACCATTCTAGAAGCTCAATATGAGACCTACCATTCTAGAAGCTCAATATGAGACCACTATTCTTTCTGTGTGGAAGCCTCCCCAAGTGGATTATTGGAAAATCAACATTGACATAGCTATGGACTCAGCAAATGGAAAAATGGGGTTTGGTTGGGTGGTGAGGGATTCGGAAGGCGTAGTGATCAGGGTGGGTTTGCAAATGGTGAATGGACTTTATACGATTCGTGTGGCAGAAGCTATGGGAGCTAGGGAGGCGTTGAGTTGGATAAGTGTAAGGGATGGAGTAGGGTGATTTTGGAGACAGATGCTCAAATGGTTACAAATGCAGTGTTACGGGGGCAGAATATTACTCAATTTGGAGCTATAATTGACGAGATTCGGTTGCGAATACGAAGTCTGTTGATGGttgagttttgttttgttaaacGTAGTGGAGACTAATGGCATTTCTTTTATGCATGCATGAGCTCCGAGACTGTGCAAAAGGTGCAAATGGTGAACGATAATACTCAACCATGCATGAGCTCCCAAACTCTCATGGTGCAAAGGTATTAACTCTCCTTGTTTCATG encodes:
- the LOC116030420 gene encoding probable glycosyltransferase STELLO1, with product MMVQNQPSTRPSKPQILKQKQAALLSETKNLDFSTWASENSVKILIISLLTITVAALFYFHTSFTTPTTLFCSQRSHHGQPQKPELPKIDLDSVQPIVDKSSPYSSFHSEQWIVVSVSDYPSISLQSLVRIKGWQVLAIGTSKTPKDWNLKGAIYLSLEQQADLGFRVVDHLPYDSYLRKSVGYLFAIQHGAKRIFDFDDRGDVIGGEIGKHFDLELDGLKGKEEKILQYSLEIVNRTVVNPYIHFGQRSVWPRGLPLENVGVVNHEEFYHEVSGGKQYIQQGISNGLPDVDAVFYSTRKRGSEAFDIRFDERAPKVALPQGLMVPINSFNTMFHYNAFWGLMLPVSVSTMASDVLRGYWAQRLLWEIGGFVAVYPPTVHRNDKVEGYPFSEERDLHVNVGRLVRYLVSWRSRSQSKKLFDKILQLSYSMALEGFWSENDVKFTAAWLQDLIAIGYQQPRLTTIKLDGRKPNIGLGDRKEFVPQKLPSVHLGVEESGVVNYEIGNLIRWRKRFGKVVLIMFVSSSVQQTALEWRLLYGRIFKTVVILSTQADADLAVEQGQLDQIYKYIPGILERFNDTEGFLYLQDNTILNYWNLMQADTSRLWIANKVPLSRTSIDGKDSSWFSQQADLVKKVVSTMPVHLQVNYKESGPSDQNIALCGSEVFYVPRRFTQDFIDLVDLVGDLQIHHKIAVPMFFMAMDVPRNFDPLLNRMIYKTGKPSTNSLNIYSAQAPAVHPWIVSTESDFIKLIRLMAEGDPLLMELF